The following coding sequences lie in one Enterococcus sp. 9E7_DIV0242 genomic window:
- a CDS encoding cystathionine gamma-synthase, with the protein MHINTKLIHGGISEDQTTGAVSVPIYQTSTYKQNGVGQPKEYEYSRSGNPTRHALEELIADLEGGVQGFAFGSGLAGIHAVLSLFEPGDHLLMGDDVYGGTFRIFEKVFVKNGLEYTIIDTSDLTTIEKNIRPNTKGLYIESPSNPLLKITDIKSAATLAKKNNLIVMVDNTFATPYFQQPLALGADIVIHSGTKYLGGHSDVVSGLVTTNNSQLAQELAFLQNAIGAVLGPQDSWLMQRGIKTLGVRMEEHQRNALAIAEFLENQTAVASVYYPGLVSNKGYKLAKEQMSGFSGMVSFELKDESAAIAFVEALQLFTLAESLGGVESLVEVPAVMTHASIPKDKREAAGIKDGLIRLSVGLEYVEDLLADIKQAFEKAGV; encoded by the coding sequence ATGCATATCAATACGAAACTCATTCATGGTGGTATTTCAGAAGATCAAACAACAGGTGCTGTTAGCGTGCCTATCTATCAAACATCGACTTACAAGCAAAATGGGGTCGGGCAACCAAAAGAGTATGAATATTCTCGTTCGGGCAATCCGACCCGTCACGCATTAGAGGAATTGATCGCAGATTTAGAAGGCGGTGTACAGGGCTTCGCCTTCGGTTCGGGATTAGCAGGAATTCATGCCGTTTTATCCTTGTTTGAGCCAGGGGATCATCTGTTGATGGGGGATGATGTGTATGGTGGCACTTTCCGTATCTTCGAAAAGGTGTTCGTTAAAAACGGATTGGAGTATACGATTATCGACACAAGCGACTTAACGACTATTGAAAAAAATATACGACCGAATACCAAAGGTCTCTATATAGAATCGCCTAGCAATCCATTGCTTAAGATTACAGATATCAAGTCTGCAGCGACACTTGCCAAAAAGAATAATTTAATCGTAATGGTGGACAATACCTTTGCTACACCCTACTTTCAGCAGCCATTGGCATTAGGTGCCGATATCGTGATTCACAGTGGGACCAAGTATCTCGGTGGACATAGCGATGTTGTTTCTGGTTTGGTGACAACAAATAATAGTCAACTTGCGCAAGAGCTGGCTTTCTTGCAAAATGCGATCGGTGCCGTTTTAGGTCCGCAGGATAGCTGGTTGATGCAACGAGGAATCAAAACACTGGGGGTTCGGATGGAGGAACATCAACGCAATGCACTGGCTATTGCGGAATTTTTAGAGAACCAAACAGCGGTTGCCAGTGTTTATTATCCTGGGCTGGTCAGTAATAAAGGGTATAAGCTGGCGAAAGAACAAATGAGTGGATTCAGCGGGATGGTTTCTTTTGAATTAAAGGATGAGTCTGCAGCAATTGCTTTTGTCGAAGCGCTGCAACTATTTACTTTAGCAGAAAGCTTAGGCGGTGTGGAAAGTTTGGTAGAAGTGCCGGCAGTCATGACGCATGCTTCTATTCCAAAGGACAAAAGAGAAGCGGCAGGAATCAAGGACGGGCTGATTCGTTTGTCTGTGGGACTCGAATATGTAGAGGATCTCTTAGCAGATATTAAACAGGCATTTGAAAAGGCGGGTGTCTAG
- a CDS encoding PLP-dependent cysteine synthase family protein, with amino-acid sequence MIIDSIQAAIGQTPIIRFTHREFLEIPEGSAVYAKLEYLNPGGSIKDRLGVYLVNEGLASGKITQETTIIEPTAGNTGIGIAIAALAFGLSTIFVVPEKFSLEKQALMRALGAEIVHTPTEEGIIGAIAEAKRLKEKYPNSYLPLQFDNLANPAAYYQLLAPELTADLGDDITSFVAGIGSGGTFSGVARYLLERTPAIRLIGVEPEGSILSGGVSHSHEIEGIGVEFLPTFLEDLPITGYATISDFEGFALTRKLAKEHGLLVGSSSGAAMAAALTEVAQLPVGSQVVTIFPDTGDRYLSKNIYSREDY; translated from the coding sequence ATGATTATTGATTCTATTCAAGCAGCGATCGGCCAGACACCGATTATTCGTTTTACACATCGTGAGTTTCTTGAAATTCCTGAAGGGTCCGCTGTTTATGCTAAGCTGGAATATTTAAATCCCGGTGGCAGCATCAAGGATCGGCTAGGGGTCTATCTGGTCAACGAAGGTCTGGCTAGTGGCAAAATAACACAAGAAACGACGATTATTGAACCTACTGCCGGCAATACGGGCATAGGTATCGCCATTGCCGCTTTAGCTTTTGGCTTATCAACAATCTTTGTTGTGCCGGAAAAGTTCAGCTTAGAAAAGCAAGCGCTGATGCGGGCTCTTGGAGCTGAAATCGTTCATACACCCACAGAGGAAGGGATTATTGGCGCCATTGCTGAGGCTAAAAGACTTAAAGAAAAATACCCAAACAGCTATTTGCCGTTGCAGTTTGACAATCTTGCTAATCCAGCAGCGTATTATCAATTGCTTGCCCCTGAGTTGACGGCTGATCTTGGCGATGATATTACCAGCTTTGTGGCAGGGATCGGTAGCGGCGGGACCTTTAGTGGAGTGGCCCGCTATCTTTTAGAAAGAACCCCGGCGATTCGTTTGATCGGTGTCGAACCGGAAGGCTCGATTTTAAGTGGCGGTGTTAGTCACAGCCATGAAATCGAAGGCATCGGGGTGGAGTTTTTACCAACATTTCTTGAGGACTTGCCTATTACTGGCTATGCCACAATCAGTGATTTTGAGGGGTTTGCCCTGACGAGAAAGCTGGCGAAAGAACATGGTCTGTTAGTGGGAAGCTCGTCAGGTGCTGCGATGGCTGCGGCATTGACAGAAGTTGCGCAATTACCAGTCGGCAGTCAGGTCGTAACGATTTTTCCTGATACCGGCGATCGTTATCTATCAAAAAATATTTATTCACGGGAGGATTATTAA
- a CDS encoding helix-turn-helix transcriptional regulator has translation MKIERLVSIIMILLDKERVGAQELADKFEVSPRTIYRDIDSINLAGIPVRSVPGVGGGFEVMQQYKVDKKVFSTTDLSALLMGLSSLSNMVQGDELVHALAKVKSFVPADKAKDIEVKANQLQIDLSPWLGNGDTRPYLEMIKEALEKSRLLSFDYADRHRNKTTRTAEPYQLVLKNSRWYFHGYCYEREDFRLFRLSRMSNLQLQKEVFIPREYQKPQLEFADRLAAMQTEIKIRVHESVVDRVLDYCAYENFTPDDEEHYIVRFPFIENDYYYNILFSFGDKCECLEPASIRTEMIRRIHDIATLYEE, from the coding sequence ATGAAAATTGAACGGCTGGTTAGCATTATCATGATCCTTCTTGATAAAGAGCGTGTAGGCGCACAGGAGTTGGCGGATAAGTTTGAAGTTTCACCACGCACGATTTATCGCGACATAGATTCTATCAACTTAGCTGGTATCCCTGTTCGTTCAGTGCCGGGGGTTGGCGGCGGTTTTGAGGTCATGCAACAATACAAGGTCGATAAAAAAGTATTCTCGACGACGGATCTTTCGGCTCTTTTGATGGGACTTTCCAGTCTTTCGAACATGGTGCAAGGCGATGAGCTGGTACATGCACTTGCAAAGGTAAAGAGCTTTGTCCCGGCGGACAAAGCGAAAGATATTGAGGTGAAAGCGAACCAACTACAGATTGATTTAAGTCCATGGCTGGGGAATGGAGATACACGTCCCTATTTAGAAATGATCAAAGAAGCGTTAGAGAAAAGCCGATTGCTTTCGTTCGACTATGCAGACCGTCATAGGAATAAAACGACACGCACAGCGGAGCCTTATCAGCTTGTATTGAAAAATAGTCGCTGGTATTTTCATGGGTATTGCTATGAGAGAGAGGATTTTCGTTTGTTCCGGCTATCACGTATGTCAAACCTGCAGCTGCAAAAAGAGGTTTTTATACCGAGAGAGTATCAAAAACCGCAGCTGGAATTTGCGGATAGGCTGGCGGCCATGCAAACAGAAATCAAGATTCGCGTTCATGAGTCCGTCGTAGATAGGGTGCTTGATTATTGCGCCTATGAAAATTTTACGCCAGATGATGAGGAGCATTACATTGTTCGGTTCCCTTTTATAGAGAATGATTATTACTATAATATTTTGTTCAGCTTCGGGGATAAATGTGAGTGCTTGGAGCCGGCATCGATCCGTACAGAAATGATACGCAGAATCCATGATATAGCGACTCTCTATGAAGAGTGA
- a CDS encoding acyl-CoA dehydrogenase, with the protein MDFEWSNEQIMMRQLFREFAEREVKPLAHEIDENERFPAETVAKMAKAGFMGIPIAKEFGGEGADTLAYAICVEELSRACATTGVIVSAHTSLCAEPINKYGNAAQKEKYLIPLAKGEKLGAFGLTEPGAGTDSAGQQTKAVLAGDHYILNGTKIFITNGGVADIYIVFAMTDKSKGNRGISAFIIEKDFPGFSIGKKEQKMGIRGSSTTELVFENCLVPKENRLRPEGKGFGVAMGTLDGGRIGIAAQALGIAQGALDETVAYVKERKQFGRNISAFQNTQFQLADMKAQIEAARLLVYKAAYAKEHQKVFSEEAAIAKLVASETAMSVTTKCVQLHGGYGYIRDYPVERMMRDAKITEIYEGTSEVQRMVIAGALLR; encoded by the coding sequence GTGGACTTTGAATGGAGTAATGAACAAATCATGATGAGACAATTATTTCGCGAATTCGCTGAAAGAGAAGTGAAACCGCTTGCTCATGAAATTGATGAAAATGAACGGTTCCCGGCTGAGACCGTCGCAAAGATGGCAAAGGCCGGGTTTATGGGAATCCCAATCGCGAAAGAGTTTGGTGGTGAAGGCGCAGACACACTGGCTTATGCCATCTGTGTGGAAGAATTGAGCCGTGCTTGTGCAACAACAGGTGTGATCGTTTCTGCGCATACCTCATTATGTGCAGAACCAATCAATAAGTATGGGAATGCCGCTCAGAAAGAAAAATACTTGATTCCTCTTGCTAAAGGGGAAAAGCTAGGGGCTTTTGGGTTAACTGAGCCCGGAGCAGGGACGGATTCTGCCGGGCAGCAAACGAAAGCTGTCTTAGCCGGAGATCATTATATTTTGAATGGGACAAAAATTTTTATTACAAATGGCGGTGTAGCAGATATCTACATTGTCTTTGCTATGACAGATAAATCGAAAGGGAATAGAGGAATCTCAGCATTTATCATTGAGAAGGATTTTCCAGGTTTCTCCATAGGGAAAAAAGAACAAAAAATGGGGATTCGTGGTTCTTCCACGACCGAACTGGTTTTTGAAAACTGTCTTGTTCCCAAAGAAAATCGTTTAAGACCGGAAGGAAAGGGCTTTGGTGTGGCAATGGGGACGTTAGACGGCGGTCGTATTGGAATTGCTGCACAAGCGTTGGGTATTGCTCAAGGTGCGTTGGATGAAACGGTGGCTTATGTGAAGGAACGGAAACAGTTTGGGAGGAATATCTCTGCCTTCCAGAACACGCAGTTCCAACTGGCAGATATGAAGGCACAGATCGAAGCTGCACGCCTATTGGTTTATAAAGCGGCTTACGCGAAGGAGCATCAAAAAGTATTTTCTGAAGAGGCAGCGATTGCTAAATTAGTTGCTTCAGAAACGGCAATGTCTGTAACGACGAAATGTGTGCAGCTCCATGGCGGATATGGCTATATTCGTGACTATCCGGTAGAGCGGATGATGCGAGATGCGAAGATCACCGAAATCTACGAAGGGACGAGCGAGGTGCAGCGAATGGTTATTGCCGGCGCACTGTTGCGATAA
- a CDS encoding IS4 family transposase, giving the protein MAAPYHKRFDLISNSLTSSHFHSIARFPDSPNSFTRTRKFPLNEVIYSFLFKRGLTATMEVYHYLKRKGSSVMTLSKQAFLSQRKKVNPEAFRFLNLQYLSHFYTQDTPKTWHNYLVFAIDGSRMEVPNSKENRLFFSQNGNRFGETSVRAQTSGLMDVFNAFLIDLQIDSLHVGEKNLAKKNLLSSESIPFQAPRLVLFDRGYPSLDLIHFIEKQKLSYLIRIPSTIYQKERAQLTSLDSSVFLSCTYSRLRTMKRVEPELAKDFEANKGIMTRMIQLPLENGQMNVFMTNLPATITREEILELYKKRWAIEKLWQTVKNKLKIEQVSGKSPVCVYQDFLAQSLVYNMVQDVMSHLNQKETKKKINENIAIGLWKDQLIDIVLEKDDKEKLLRFKKLEEDILRAVYLPRDLQRNKRKYKHHNKYKQNQKPSF; this is encoded by the coding sequence ATGGCTGCTCCTTATCACAAACGATTCGATCTGATTTCTAACTCACTCACTTCTTCTCATTTCCATTCAATTGCTCGATTCCCAGATTCTCCTAACAGTTTTACTCGTACTCGTAAATTCCCCTTAAATGAAGTCATTTATTCGTTTCTTTTCAAACGTGGCCTTACGGCCACCATGGAAGTCTATCACTACTTAAAGCGAAAGGGGTCCTCTGTAATGACATTATCCAAACAAGCATTTCTTTCACAACGAAAGAAAGTAAACCCTGAAGCGTTTCGATTTTTAAACTTACAGTATCTTTCTCATTTTTACACACAAGATACACCAAAAACTTGGCATAATTATCTTGTTTTTGCCATTGACGGTAGTCGAATGGAAGTGCCAAATTCGAAAGAAAATCGCCTGTTTTTCAGTCAAAATGGCAATCGATTTGGTGAAACATCTGTACGAGCACAAACGAGTGGCTTAATGGATGTGTTCAATGCCTTCCTGATTGATCTCCAGATTGATTCGCTTCATGTCGGTGAAAAAAATTTAGCGAAAAAGAATCTTCTTTCCTCAGAGTCAATTCCTTTTCAAGCTCCGCGGCTCGTACTTTTTGATCGCGGATACCCCTCACTGGATCTCATTCATTTTATTGAGAAACAGAAACTTAGCTACTTGATTCGAATCCCTTCGACGATTTATCAAAAGGAACGGGCACAACTGACCTCTCTTGATTCATCCGTTTTTTTGTCCTGTACGTATTCACGTTTAAGAACAATGAAACGAGTAGAGCCTGAACTCGCAAAAGACTTTGAGGCGAATAAGGGGATAATGACCCGTATGATTCAACTACCATTGGAAAATGGTCAAATGAATGTATTTATGACGAATCTCCCAGCAACAATTACGAGAGAAGAAATTCTTGAACTTTATAAAAAACGTTGGGCAATCGAAAAACTCTGGCAGACAGTAAAAAACAAATTGAAAATTGAACAGGTTTCAGGTAAAAGTCCAGTTTGTGTCTATCAAGATTTTTTAGCTCAAAGTCTTGTTTATAACATGGTTCAAGATGTGATGAGTCATTTAAATCAGAAAGAAACAAAGAAAAAGATCAATGAGAATATAGCAATTGGCTTGTGGAAAGACCAGTTGATTGATATTGTCCTTGAAAAGGACGATAAGGAAAAGCTACTTCGGTTCAAAAAGTTGGAAGAAGACATACTACGAGCGGTTTATCTTCCTCGAGATCTCCAAAGGAACAAACGAAAATACAAACACCACAATAAATATAAACAAAATCAAAAACCTAGTTTTTAA
- a CDS encoding class I SAM-dependent methyltransferase, with protein sequence MGLEFMPIFEKWAAVYDNEVNGGNPEYQEVFANYWEILDEITKASGEVVLEFGSGTGNLTEKLVAAGKTVYPVEPSPEMRKLAQGKKALKDITFFDGDMENFPELPEAIDTIVSNLVFHHLTDAEKKRAIKRYSQLLPEGGKIIFGDTMFLSQDTYVKLLTEKKSLGEENLAADLEREYYPLIADLEEHFTENRFQTMYRQMNRFVWLVIAKNMSGGNLL encoded by the coding sequence ATGGGACTAGAATTTATGCCGATTTTTGAAAAATGGGCAGCAGTATACGATAATGAGGTCAATGGCGGGAATCCGGAATATCAGGAAGTATTTGCGAATTACTGGGAGATACTTGATGAAATCACCAAAGCCTCGGGAGAAGTTGTATTAGAGTTTGGGAGCGGGACAGGCAATTTGACAGAAAAGTTGGTTGCTGCGGGAAAAACGGTTTATCCGGTAGAACCGTCACCTGAAATGCGAAAACTCGCTCAGGGTAAAAAAGCGCTGAAGGATATTACTTTTTTTGACGGAGATATGGAGAATTTTCCTGAATTACCGGAAGCGATAGACACGATTGTATCAAACTTGGTATTTCATCACTTGACGGATGCTGAAAAAAAGCGTGCTATCAAACGCTATAGTCAGTTGTTACCAGAGGGTGGGAAGATCATATTCGGGGATACTATGTTTCTATCTCAAGATACTTATGTTAAACTTTTGACAGAGAAGAAATCCTTGGGAGAAGAAAATCTTGCAGCAGATTTAGAGCGGGAATATTATCCGCTGATTGCAGACTTGGAAGAGCATTTTACCGAGAATAGATTTCAGACAATGTACCGTCAAATGAACCGTTTTGTTTGGCTGGTCATTGCAAAAAATATGAGTGGAGGAAATTTACTATGA
- a CDS encoding electron transfer flavoprotein subunit alpha/FixB family protein, with product MDSKEYKGVLVFVEQVDGEIARVSYELLGEAKKLATTLNTEVTAAVLGDHLEDVVNKLVDHGADKVIVLEDPALEIYMTEPYTQAMAEVVNEYTPEIVLYGATAIGRDLAPRVAARTHTGLTADCTRLEVQEKTNNLLMTRPAFGGNVMATILCPHHRPQMATVRPGVMQQAEKATNPDCQIVKYTVSNLENHKNVEILEVIKKENERVDIMDVDVLVSGGRGMGSVDNFKMLEELADVLGGTVSASRAAVDAGWEEKDRQVGQTGKTVRPNLYIASGISGAIQHVAGMEESDIIIAINKDETAPIFDVADFGVIGDATKLIPMLTKKIKTKREEKD from the coding sequence ATGGATAGCAAAGAGTACAAAGGTGTTCTAGTGTTTGTTGAACAAGTGGATGGAGAAATCGCCCGTGTCAGCTATGAGCTGCTTGGAGAAGCAAAAAAGCTGGCTACCACTTTAAATACAGAAGTGACGGCTGCCGTGTTGGGGGATCATTTAGAGGATGTAGTAAATAAGCTGGTGGATCATGGAGCAGATAAAGTCATCGTATTAGAAGATCCCGCCTTGGAAATTTACATGACAGAACCGTATACACAGGCCATGGCTGAAGTGGTAAATGAGTATACACCGGAGATTGTTTTGTATGGTGCTACGGCCATCGGGCGAGACTTGGCACCTAGAGTTGCGGCTAGAACTCATACGGGCTTAACAGCTGACTGTACGAGATTGGAGGTACAGGAAAAGACGAATAACTTGTTGATGACACGTCCGGCATTTGGCGGGAATGTCATGGCGACGATTCTTTGTCCACACCATCGTCCACAGATGGCAACAGTACGACCTGGGGTGATGCAGCAAGCAGAAAAGGCGACGAATCCAGACTGTCAGATAGTAAAATACACTGTTTCGAACTTGGAAAATCATAAAAATGTCGAAATTCTTGAAGTGATCAAGAAAGAAAATGAGCGGGTCGATATTATGGATGTCGATGTATTGGTTTCCGGAGGTCGTGGGATGGGCAGTGTTGATAACTTTAAAATGCTGGAAGAGTTGGCGGATGTTTTAGGGGGAACTGTTTCAGCCTCACGGGCGGCAGTTGATGCCGGTTGGGAAGAAAAGGATCGTCAGGTTGGTCAAACGGGGAAAACGGTACGTCCCAATCTGTATATTGCCAGCGGCATTTCCGGAGCGATCCAACACGTAGCCGGGATGGAAGAAAGTGATATCATTATCGCTATCAATAAGGATGAAACAGCACCTATTTTCGATGTGGCAGATTTCGGTGTCATAGGAGATGCGACAAAGCTCATCCCTATGCTGACAAAAAAAATCAAGACGAAGCGAGAAGAAAAGGATTAA
- a CDS encoding S-ribosylhomocysteine lyase produces MKMNVESFNLDHTKVKAPYIRVADKKTGANGDLIVKYDVRLKQPNKEHMEMAALHSLEHLTAELIRNHADYIVDWSPMGCQTGFYLTVLNHDNIDEVMDVLEATMKDVLVATEVPASNPVQCGWAASHTLEGAQALAKEFLDQREEWGNVFAD; encoded by the coding sequence ATGAAAATGAATGTTGAAAGTTTTAACTTGGACCATACGAAGGTAAAAGCGCCATATATCCGCGTAGCGGATAAAAAAACGGGAGCTAATGGCGATTTGATCGTGAAATATGATGTTCGTCTGAAGCAACCGAACAAAGAGCACATGGAAATGGCAGCATTGCATTCCTTGGAACATTTGACAGCAGAACTGATTCGTAATCATGCAGATTATATTGTAGATTGGTCACCAATGGGCTGCCAAACAGGTTTTTACTTAACTGTACTGAATCATGACAATATCGATGAGGTTATGGACGTTTTAGAAGCGACGATGAAAGATGTATTGGTAGCAACAGAAGTACCGGCGAGCAATCCTGTTCAGTGCGGCTGGGCAGCGAGCCATACGCTAGAAGGCGCTCAAGCGTTGGCAAAAGAATTTCTGGATCAGCGTGAAGAATGGGGCAATGTGTTCGCCGATTAG
- a CDS encoding electron transfer flavoprotein subunit beta/FixA family protein encodes MNIFVCIKQVPDTTEVKFDPETGTLIRKGVPTIINPDDKAGLEAALQIKDQCGGTVTAICMGPLQADVALREAMAMGADEAYLISDRSFGGADTYATSWTIAAAIKKIGNYDLIITGRQAIDGDTAQVGPQIAEHLGLVNISYAEDIQLEEESIIVKRQYEDRYHLIKAKLPCLVTALSELNAPRYMTPGGILAAYEKEIQILTKADLALPDEEIGLKGSKTRVFKSYDKEAKGAGKVVDLDVQESVDWLIDKLEAKYII; translated from the coding sequence ATGAATATTTTTGTATGTATAAAACAAGTACCAGATACAACCGAAGTAAAATTTGATCCTGAGACGGGTACGCTTATTAGAAAAGGTGTGCCGACAATTATTAATCCTGATGACAAAGCTGGTTTAGAAGCGGCGCTGCAAATCAAAGACCAGTGTGGTGGAACGGTGACTGCAATCTGTATGGGCCCTTTACAAGCAGATGTCGCACTGAGAGAAGCTATGGCAATGGGAGCTGATGAAGCCTATTTGATTTCGGATCGTTCTTTTGGTGGAGCAGATACGTATGCGACCAGTTGGACGATTGCTGCGGCTATTAAAAAAATTGGCAACTATGACCTGATCATCACAGGTCGCCAAGCGATCGATGGAGATACTGCGCAAGTTGGTCCGCAAATTGCGGAGCATCTAGGGCTAGTGAATATCAGTTATGCAGAAGATATTCAATTGGAGGAAGAGTCGATCATTGTGAAGCGTCAATACGAGGACCGCTATCATTTGATAAAAGCGAAATTACCTTGTCTGGTTACAGCACTCTCTGAGCTTAATGCGCCAAGATATATGACCCCAGGAGGGATTCTCGCTGCCTACGAAAAAGAAATTCAGATTTTGACAAAGGCAGATCTTGCGTTGCCGGATGAAGAAATCGGATTGAAAGGGTCAAAAACGCGTGTCTTCAAATCGTATGATAAAGAGGCAAAAGGTGCAGGGAAAGTGGTCGATCTTGATGTTCAGGAATCGGTTGATTGGCTGATCGATAAACTAGAAGCTAAATATATTATTTAA
- a CDS encoding DUF5131 family protein — protein sequence MAFWNPWNGCTRVSEGCRYCFIHEGAKKRQRDSHTIVKAVGFDAPIKKRNGSYIIGSGSTIFTCFKSDFLIEGADAWRADCWSMIRERSDCQFVFLTKRIERLKECLPNDWGSGYDNVTIGVSVENQQIADERLPILHSLPIRHKNIICQPLLAPIDLSSYLSDVELVMAGGEYHKQGRPMDYQWVLDIRQQCIAQNVPFEFRQCSTHFIKEGITYQLTYRQLFSQAKKAAINWKPK from the coding sequence ATGGCATTTTGGAACCCATGGAACGGCTGCACACGAGTGAGTGAAGGCTGCCGCTATTGTTTTATTCATGAGGGAGCGAAAAAAAGACAGCGTGACAGTCACACGATTGTCAAAGCTGTTGGCTTTGATGCGCCCATCAAAAAGCGTAATGGGAGCTATATAATCGGTTCAGGTTCAACGATTTTCACTTGTTTTAAAAGTGATTTTCTAATTGAAGGTGCTGATGCTTGGCGGGCTGATTGCTGGTCCATGATTCGGGAGCGTTCGGATTGTCAGTTCGTTTTTCTAACGAAAAGAATCGAGCGCTTAAAAGAGTGTCTGCCGAATGATTGGGGCTCAGGGTATGACAATGTAACGATAGGCGTCTCTGTTGAAAATCAGCAGATAGCGGATGAGCGCTTGCCTATTTTACATTCTCTTCCTATTCGTCATAAAAATATTATTTGTCAGCCGTTGTTGGCACCGATCGATCTCTCAAGTTATTTGTCAGATGTTGAATTAGTGATGGCCGGTGGCGAGTATCATAAACAGGGACGTCCGATGGATTATCAATGGGTTCTGGATATTCGGCAACAGTGTATAGCGCAGAATGTCCCCTTCGAGTTTCGTCAATGCAGTACTCACTTTATTAAAGAGGGGATCACGTATCAATTGACTTATCGCCAACTATTTTCTCAAGCGAAAAAAGCGGCGATCAATTGGAAGCCGAAGTAA
- a CDS encoding VOC family protein: MVNGFLCTNIFTANAKELITFYSEILEIPVLRTDDDAYNGVYLGFIKDAPSICIWDATKWNIPVSGTMSFVFESDDLDTTCLELKEKGLVFSPPEKFDWGTYELRLKDPDNNEVVIAEYLNKPTK, from the coding sequence ATGGTAAATGGTTTTTTGTGTACGAATATTTTCACTGCTAATGCGAAAGAGCTAATAACGTTTTATTCTGAAATACTTGAGATTCCTGTGTTGAGAACGGATGATGACGCATATAATGGTGTCTATCTTGGCTTTATAAAGGATGCGCCATCCATTTGTATTTGGGATGCAACCAAGTGGAACATCCCTGTTAGCGGAACCATGTCCTTCGTGTTTGAAAGCGACGATCTTGACACGACCTGTTTGGAATTAAAGGAGAAAGGACTTGTTTTTTCACCACCGGAGAAATTCGATTGGGGAACCTACGAACTCCGTCTAAAAGACCCGGATAATAACGAAGTAGTAATTGCAGAATATCTAAACAAGCCGACGAAGTAA